In Luteitalea sp. TBR-22, one genomic interval encodes:
- a CDS encoding LamB/YcsF family protein: MRLDMNADVGEHDGPPLEDALALLRLVTSANIACGAHAGDDESMRLTARAAAAGGVQVGAHPSFPDREGFGRRVLPLSPAQVRDEVARQVQRLAGLAALEGVPVRHVKPHGALYNLAGHDRRVAEAIVAGIVAVDAALALYAPHGTALADAGHAAGLRVVAEGFLDRAYEDDGSLTSRAVEGAVLHDADAASVRALAWVRTGLVTARSGQLIRLPLETLCVHGDTPGAAAMAARVRAALRAAGVRIVPALAPSEDRA, from the coding sequence GTGCGTCTCGACATGAACGCGGACGTGGGCGAGCACGACGGACCGCCGCTCGAGGACGCCCTGGCCCTGCTGCGCCTGGTCACCTCCGCCAACATCGCCTGCGGAGCGCACGCCGGCGACGACGAGAGCATGAGACTCACGGCGCGTGCCGCGGCGGCTGGCGGCGTGCAGGTCGGCGCGCATCCGTCGTTCCCCGATCGCGAGGGCTTCGGGCGACGGGTGCTGCCGCTGTCGCCGGCGCAGGTCCGTGACGAGGTCGCGCGCCAGGTGCAGCGCCTGGCCGGACTCGCTGCCCTGGAAGGCGTGCCGGTGCGCCACGTGAAGCCCCACGGCGCCCTGTACAACCTCGCGGGGCACGACCGGCGCGTCGCCGAGGCGATCGTGGCGGGCATCGTCGCCGTCGATGCGGCCCTGGCCTTGTACGCGCCCCACGGCACTGCGCTTGCCGACGCCGGCCACGCCGCGGGCCTTCGCGTCGTCGCGGAGGGCTTCCTCGACCGGGCTTACGAAGATGACGGGTCGCTCACGTCCAGGGCGGTGGAGGGCGCAGTGCTGCACGACGCCGACGCGGCCAGCGTGCGGGCGCTCGCGTGGGTGCGCACGGGCCTGGTCACGGCGCGGTCGGGGCAGCTGATCCGGTTGCCGCTCGAGACACTCTGCGTGCACGGCGACACCCCCGGCGCCGCGGCGATGGCGGCCCGCGTCCGTGCGGCGCTGAGGGCGGCCGGCGTCAGAATCGTGCCGGCTCTCGCGCCCTCGGAGGATCGCGCGTGA
- a CDS encoding sulfite exporter TauE/SafE family protein: MTLLLVGTVAFLASALTFISGFGLGTLLMPVFALFMPLERAIAATGVVHFLNSLFKFALVGRRADWPIVARFGLPALVASLLGAWWLVHVSAQPPLFSWSLGTRVLQVTTARVLIGALLLVFVLVEWVPRWKALTFPPSLIPLGGVLSGLAGGVSGMQGALRSAFLARAGLSRDAFIATGVAIACLIDVSRLGVYARGFRAHRQAIDETLLLVAIAAAFAGALVGRRYLERLTMEAVRHVIAVLLLLVAVAMAIGLI; the protein is encoded by the coding sequence GTGACGCTGCTGCTGGTCGGTACCGTCGCGTTCCTCGCCTCGGCCCTCACCTTCATCTCGGGCTTCGGGCTGGGCACGCTGCTCATGCCCGTGTTCGCGCTGTTCATGCCGCTGGAGCGGGCGATAGCCGCGACGGGGGTGGTGCATTTCCTCAACAGCCTGTTCAAGTTCGCGCTCGTCGGCCGCCGGGCCGACTGGCCGATCGTGGCGCGCTTCGGCCTCCCCGCGCTGGTCGCCTCGCTGCTCGGCGCGTGGTGGTTGGTGCACGTCTCCGCGCAGCCGCCGCTGTTCTCGTGGTCGCTCGGCACGCGGGTCCTGCAGGTGACGACGGCGCGTGTGCTCATCGGCGCGCTGCTGCTGGTGTTCGTGCTCGTGGAGTGGGTGCCGCGGTGGAAGGCCCTCACGTTCCCGCCGAGCCTGATCCCGCTCGGTGGCGTGCTCAGCGGCCTCGCGGGCGGCGTGTCGGGCATGCAGGGCGCGCTGCGCTCGGCGTTCCTCGCGCGAGCCGGCCTGTCGCGGGACGCCTTCATCGCGACAGGCGTGGCGATCGCCTGCCTGATCGACGTGTCGCGCCTCGGCGTCTATGCTCGGGGCTTCCGCGCGCATCGCCAAGCCATCGACGAGACGCTGCTGCTGGTGGCCATCGCGGCGGCGTTCGCGGGCGCGCTGGTCGGGCGGCGCTACCTGGAGCGCCTGACGATGGAGGCGGTGCGGCACGTGATTGCGGTGCTGCTGTTGCTGGTGGCCGTGGCGATGGCGATCGGGCTGATCTGA
- a CDS encoding S9 family peptidase, with amino-acid sequence MGRATRGHLVWCMAMLVVGAGRPGAAQTRGLTPADFYSEVTVEEVAMRPQGDLVAFTVMTIVEKENTRHREIWLQPIAGGAPSGAAYRFTSPTENSGQPRWSPDGTLLAFTSKRDKDENGTWFARVGAQGGEAFHVAGVEGEPTWSPDGKWIAYVKAPMRDRDGDGTPDKKDEREGWVAPDAVSRTLDAKRFDGRVVTSTRYKSNGTLTWMPHYATRDVAQIFVVPAAGGTPVQVTRLAFAPSQLEWLPDSTTILFTGDDQQDNELNRDLTADIYAVARTGGEPRRLTRNPGAERSASVSPRGDRMAFLFQAAVGEETDILVAELASDGSLRGSPRNLTRAWDRVPGVPRWTADGQRVRFDAEMNGNAHVFEVPADGSGAVAAVTRGEVTIKGASESRDGAVMAYRLDSPLSPPELFVAAGDGSRAQQATRFNEAWLSRVTLVPPERLTWRVADGTTVEGWLVKPVAYEPGRSYPMVLKIHGGPHTQYGNTWFSTFHILSASGFFVLYPNPRGSSGYGHAFTYATRGKWGELDTEDYLKGVDAALARYKDIDPKRLGVSGGSYGGFMTNWLSANTTRFAAAVTSRSITNWESWYGTSDAQRLTEHEFFGPPWEQRELYRRLSPISYVEKVRIPTLIINGDQDWRTPPGDGEQWFMALKKRGVPVELVAYPRSTHDLSRTGEPWLLVDRLERIRSWFDHWLNKQPPASK; translated from the coding sequence ATGGGGCGAGCGACGCGCGGACATCTGGTGTGGTGCATGGCGATGCTGGTGGTCGGCGCGGGCCGTCCCGGCGCGGCGCAGACCCGCGGGCTCACGCCGGCCGACTTCTACAGCGAGGTCACTGTCGAGGAGGTCGCGATGCGGCCGCAGGGCGACCTGGTCGCCTTCACGGTGATGACCATCGTCGAGAAGGAGAACACGCGGCATCGCGAGATCTGGCTGCAGCCGATCGCCGGTGGCGCGCCGTCGGGCGCGGCGTACCGCTTCACGTCGCCGACCGAGAACTCGGGGCAGCCACGCTGGAGCCCGGACGGCACGCTGCTCGCGTTCACCTCGAAGCGCGACAAGGACGAGAACGGCACGTGGTTCGCGCGGGTCGGCGCCCAGGGCGGCGAGGCCTTCCACGTCGCCGGCGTCGAGGGCGAGCCGACCTGGTCGCCCGACGGCAAGTGGATCGCCTACGTGAAGGCGCCGATGCGCGACAGGGACGGTGACGGGACGCCCGACAAGAAGGACGAACGCGAAGGCTGGGTGGCGCCCGATGCGGTCTCGCGCACGCTCGACGCGAAGCGGTTCGATGGGCGCGTCGTCACCTCGACGCGCTACAAGTCCAACGGCACGCTCACGTGGATGCCGCACTATGCGACGCGCGACGTGGCCCAGATCTTCGTGGTGCCCGCCGCCGGCGGCACGCCGGTGCAGGTGACGCGCCTGGCCTTCGCCCCGTCGCAACTGGAGTGGCTGCCCGACAGCACGACCATCCTCTTCACGGGCGACGACCAGCAGGACAACGAGCTCAATCGCGACCTGACCGCCGACATCTATGCCGTGGCCCGCACCGGCGGGGAACCGCGCCGGCTCACGCGCAATCCTGGCGCCGAGCGGTCGGCGTCCGTGTCGCCGCGCGGTGACCGGATGGCTTTCCTGTTCCAGGCGGCGGTCGGCGAGGAGACCGACATCCTCGTCGCGGAGCTGGCCTCCGACGGCAGCCTGCGCGGCTCGCCGCGCAACCTGACCCGCGCGTGGGACCGCGTGCCCGGCGTGCCGCGGTGGACGGCGGACGGGCAGCGCGTCAGGTTCGACGCCGAGATGAACGGCAATGCGCACGTCTTCGAGGTGCCAGCCGACGGCTCGGGGGCAGTCGCGGCGGTGACCCGCGGCGAGGTCACGATCAAGGGCGCGTCCGAGAGCCGCGACGGCGCGGTGATGGCCTACCGGCTCGACTCGCCGCTCTCACCGCCTGAGCTGTTCGTCGCCGCCGGCGACGGCAGCCGCGCGCAGCAGGCGACGCGGTTCAACGAGGCCTGGCTGTCGCGCGTGACGCTGGTGCCGCCGGAGCGTCTCACGTGGAGAGTGGCCGACGGCACGACCGTCGAGGGCTGGCTGGTGAAGCCAGTGGCCTACGAGCCGGGGCGATCGTACCCGATGGTGCTGAAGATCCACGGCGGCCCGCACACCCAGTACGGCAACACCTGGTTCTCGACGTTCCACATCCTGTCGGCGTCGGGCTTCTTCGTGCTGTACCCCAACCCGCGCGGGTCGTCGGGGTACGGCCACGCGTTCACCTACGCAACGCGCGGCAAGTGGGGCGAGCTGGACACCGAGGACTACCTGAAGGGCGTGGATGCGGCGCTGGCGCGCTACAAGGACATCGACCCGAAACGGCTCGGCGTGTCGGGGGGCAGCTACGGCGGCTTCATGACCAACTGGCTCAGCGCCAACACCACGCGTTTCGCGGCGGCGGTGACGAGCCGGTCGATCACCAACTGGGAGAGCTGGTACGGCACGTCGGATGCCCAGCGGCTGACCGAGCACGAGTTCTTCGGCCCGCCGTGGGAGCAGCGCGAGCTCTATCGACGGCTGTCGCCCATCTCCTACGTGGAGAAGGTGCGCATCCCGACGCTGATCATCAACGGCGACCAGGACTGGCGGACGCCGCCCGGCGACGGCGAGCAGTGGTTCATGGCCCTCAAGAAGCGTGGCGTGCCGGTGGAACTGGTGGCCTATCCGCGGTCGACGCACGACCTCTCGCGCACCGGCGAGCCCTGGCTGCTCGTCGATCGCCTCGAGCGGATCCGCAGCTGGTTCGACCACTGGCTGAACAAGCAGCCGCCTGCGTCGAAGTGA
- the argF gene encoding ornithine carbamoyltransferase, with protein MPTRATRTPRSPRAVRSLRTQHFLSLPDLSPAELADVLQAGLQLKKERARGVRRYGATALANQHVALLFEKPSLRTRCTFEIAVRELGGDVIAPPQDVAMGEREPIADVARNLERWVSAVVIRTFAQDRLVEFATAAPRLHVVNALTDEEHPCQALADLLTLAELFGELRGRTIAFVGDGNNVAASLAQGAMMLGMHVRLAAPADYEFTPQTVAQLEGLARKGATYTLIRDPRKAVQGADAVYTDAWTSMGQEAEAQHRRKVFAPYQVNEALMRTAGDAVFMHCLPAHRGEEATDEVMDGPASIIFDQAENRLHAQKALLMLLMGR; from the coding sequence ATGCCTACACGCGCCACTCGCACGCCCAGGTCCCCCAGGGCCGTCCGCTCGCTCCGTACGCAGCACTTCCTGTCGCTGCCCGACCTGTCGCCGGCCGAGCTCGCCGACGTGTTGCAGGCCGGCCTGCAGCTGAAGAAGGAGCGGGCCAGGGGCGTGCGTCGCTACGGGGCGACGGCGCTGGCCAACCAGCACGTCGCGCTGCTCTTCGAGAAGCCGTCGCTGCGCACGCGCTGCACGTTCGAGATCGCCGTGCGCGAGCTCGGCGGCGACGTGATCGCCCCCCCGCAGGACGTCGCCATGGGCGAGCGCGAGCCGATCGCCGACGTCGCCCGCAACCTCGAACGCTGGGTGTCGGCGGTGGTGATCAGGACCTTCGCGCAGGACCGTCTCGTGGAGTTCGCGACCGCGGCGCCGCGCCTGCATGTGGTCAACGCCCTCACCGACGAGGAACACCCCTGCCAGGCGCTGGCCGACCTGCTCACCCTCGCGGAGCTGTTCGGCGAGCTGCGCGGCAGGACGATCGCCTTCGTGGGCGATGGCAACAACGTTGCGGCCTCGCTGGCGCAGGGCGCGATGATGCTCGGCATGCACGTCAGGCTCGCGGCGCCGGCCGACTACGAGTTCACGCCGCAGACCGTCGCCCAACTCGAGGGCCTGGCGCGCAAGGGCGCCACCTACACCCTGATCCGCGATCCGCGCAAGGCGGTGCAGGGCGCCGACGCCGTCTACACCGACGCCTGGACGTCGATGGGGCAGGAAGCCGAGGCGCAGCACCGCCGGAAGGTCTTCGCCCCCTATCAGGTGAACGAGGCCCTGATGCGCACGGCCGGCGACGCCGTCTTCATGCACTGCCTGCCCGCCCACCGTGGCGAGGAGGCGACCGACGAGGTCATGGACGGACCGGCCTCCATCATCTTCGACCAGGCCGAGAACCGCCTGCACGCGCAAAAGGCCTTGCTCATGCTCCTCATGGGCAGGTGA
- the argJ gene encoding bifunctional glutamate N-acetyltransferase/amino-acid acetyltransferase ArgJ: MITTIEGGITAPAGFLAAGVHCGIKANPEKLDLALVVSDRPATAAAVFTTNLAVAPPIVVSRDHLQSTRGHARAVVVNSGCANACTGDQGRQVAHLMAAETARAIDCDLEEVLVMSTGVIGVQLDPRTVTGGIIAAADVLSVDGHMRAARGIMTTDPFPKERAVEVTTPAGTFRIGGICKGSGMIEPRMATMLGILTCDAAVPAPLLQRVLGEVTEHTFNAITVDGECSTNDCVALLANGASGVTIGEADVPVLSDALYEVCRFLATEIVRGGEGATKLVTVQVTGARTYDEAKQAARAIANSLLVKTAIHGGDPNWGRLVAVAGRAGVGFVLQDAAVRIGDIVLFEGGRPFDERAPQAAEYLQGKDISVSVDLGTGGGEEATMWTCDLSKEYVQINAEYRT; this comes from the coding sequence ATGATCACGACCATTGAAGGTGGCATCACCGCGCCGGCCGGCTTTCTCGCCGCCGGCGTGCACTGCGGCATCAAGGCCAATCCCGAGAAGCTCGACCTCGCGCTGGTGGTCTCCGACAGGCCGGCGACCGCGGCTGCGGTGTTCACGACCAACCTGGCCGTCGCGCCGCCGATCGTCGTCTCGCGCGACCACCTGCAGTCGACGCGCGGCCACGCCCGCGCCGTGGTGGTGAACTCGGGCTGCGCCAACGCGTGCACGGGTGACCAGGGGCGGCAGGTCGCCCACCTGATGGCCGCCGAGACCGCCCGCGCCATCGACTGCGACCTCGAGGAGGTCCTGGTCATGTCGACCGGCGTCATCGGCGTGCAGCTCGATCCGCGCACGGTGACCGGCGGCATCATCGCCGCCGCCGACGTGCTGTCGGTCGACGGGCACATGCGCGCCGCGCGCGGCATCATGACCACCGACCCCTTCCCCAAGGAGCGTGCCGTCGAGGTCACGACGCCGGCCGGCACCTTCCGCATCGGCGGCATCTGCAAGGGCTCCGGCATGATCGAGCCCCGCATGGCAACGATGCTCGGCATCCTGACGTGCGACGCGGCGGTGCCCGCGCCCCTGCTGCAGCGCGTGCTCGGCGAGGTGACCGAGCACACCTTCAACGCGATCACCGTCGACGGCGAGTGCTCGACCAACGACTGCGTCGCGCTGCTGGCCAACGGCGCGAGCGGCGTGACGATCGGCGAGGCCGACGTGCCGGTGCTGTCCGACGCCCTGTACGAGGTGTGCCGCTTCCTGGCCACCGAGATCGTGCGCGGCGGTGAGGGCGCCACCAAGCTGGTGACGGTGCAGGTGACCGGCGCCCGCACCTACGACGAGGCCAAGCAGGCGGCGCGCGCCATCGCCAACTCGCTGCTCGTGAAGACCGCGATTCATGGCGGCGACCCCAACTGGGGCCGGCTGGTGGCGGTGGCCGGGCGCGCCGGGGTGGGCTTCGTGCTGCAGGACGCCGCGGTACGCATCGGCGACATCGTGCTGTTCGAGGGCGGACGCCCGTTCGACGAGCGCGCGCCGCAGGCCGCCGAGTACCTGCAGGGCAAGGACATCAGCGTGAGCGTCGACCTCGGCACCGGCGGTGGCGAGGAAGCCACGATGTGGACGTGCGACCTGAGCAAGGAGTACGTGCAGATCAACGCGGAGTACCGGACGTAG
- a CDS encoding GNAT family N-acetyltransferase has translation MTSSLSPIEVVQSRDLPEGYTIARGRSDQAEAMHGLIMGALDEGHLLPRTLEDLRRHAERFLVIMAGEALVGCAELAPLSGTVAEVRSLVIDRAHRGKRLGPALIESLGATARREQFGTLCAFTHEATHFVRLGFTIVPHTWLPEKIATDCVGCPKFRTCGQYAVALPLRGTQIGSMTAVRHGRRAAQPRTADSSVLVLHR, from the coding sequence GTGACGTCGAGCCTCTCCCCGATCGAGGTCGTGCAGTCGCGCGACCTGCCCGAGGGTTACACCATCGCCCGTGGCCGGTCCGATCAGGCCGAGGCCATGCACGGCCTCATCATGGGCGCGCTCGACGAGGGCCACCTGCTCCCGCGGACGCTCGAGGACCTCCGGCGCCACGCGGAGCGCTTCCTCGTCATCATGGCCGGCGAGGCGCTGGTCGGCTGCGCGGAGCTCGCGCCGCTGAGCGGCACGGTCGCCGAGGTGCGATCGCTGGTGATCGACCGCGCGCACCGCGGCAAGCGGCTCGGCCCGGCGCTGATCGAGTCGCTCGGGGCCACGGCGCGCCGCGAGCAGTTCGGCACGCTGTGCGCCTTCACGCACGAGGCGACGCACTTCGTCCGCCTCGGCTTCACGATCGTTCCCCACACCTGGCTGCCCGAGAAGATCGCGACCGATTGCGTCGGCTGCCCGAAGTTCCGCACCTGCGGGCAGTACGCGGTGGCGCTGCCGCTGCGCGGCACGCAGATCGGCAGCATGACGGCCGTGCGGCACGGTCGCCGCGCCGCCCAACCCCGGACCGCCGACTCGTCCGTCCTCGTCCTGCATCGATGA
- a CDS encoding aspartate aminotransferase family protein, whose protein sequence is MSTATEPTATTIQAVEAAHVLQTYKRQPVVFVRGEGVWLVADDGKRYLDLLSGIGVNVLGHAHPAMVEAVRDQVGTLVHTSNLFFHPFQGPLAEKLTKASGLERAFFCNSGAEAVEGCLKFARRFWYTAGKPRKQFIAFERGFSGRTMGALSTTWDAHYRDPFGPLVPEVRFVSNEDPDDLLSAVSDDTAAIIAEPIQGEGGVRPLPPQIVAAINKACGATGALYIADEVQSGLGRTGHMFHFEAIGLCPDLISVGKALGGGFPIGAVLVSSRVAASISAGDHGTTYGGNPLGCRTALAVLETLEGGLLDHVRRVGPVFASGLEALKARHPMVVEVRGAGLMQGLVLDRDAAPVVPAALERGLIVNRTAERVVRMLPPYVITEAEIAEALARLDAALTAVEGA, encoded by the coding sequence ATGTCCACCGCCACCGAACCGACCGCCACGACCATCCAGGCCGTCGAGGCCGCGCACGTGCTGCAGACCTACAAGCGTCAGCCGGTCGTGTTCGTGCGTGGGGAGGGCGTCTGGCTCGTCGCCGACGATGGAAAGCGGTACCTGGACCTGCTGTCGGGCATCGGCGTCAACGTGCTCGGACACGCGCACCCGGCGATGGTGGAGGCGGTGCGCGATCAGGTGGGCACGCTGGTCCACACGTCGAACCTGTTCTTCCACCCGTTCCAGGGTCCGCTCGCCGAGAAGCTCACGAAGGCGTCCGGCCTCGAGCGCGCCTTCTTCTGCAACAGCGGCGCGGAAGCGGTCGAGGGTTGCCTGAAGTTCGCCCGCCGCTTCTGGTACACGGCCGGCAAGCCGCGCAAGCAGTTCATCGCCTTCGAGCGCGGGTTCTCCGGACGCACGATGGGTGCGCTGTCGACGACCTGGGACGCGCACTACCGCGACCCCTTCGGTCCGCTGGTGCCCGAGGTGCGGTTCGTGTCCAACGAGGATCCGGACGACCTGCTCTCGGCCGTCAGTGACGACACGGCCGCCATCATCGCCGAGCCGATCCAGGGCGAGGGCGGCGTCCGGCCGCTGCCGCCGCAGATCGTCGCGGCGATCAACAAGGCCTGCGGCGCCACTGGCGCGCTCTACATCGCCGACGAGGTGCAGTCGGGCCTCGGGCGCACGGGCCACATGTTCCACTTCGAGGCCATCGGGCTCTGCCCCGACCTGATCTCGGTGGGCAAGGCGCTCGGTGGCGGGTTCCCGATCGGGGCCGTGCTGGTGTCGTCGCGCGTGGCGGCGTCGATCAGCGCGGGCGATCACGGCACGACCTACGGCGGCAACCCGCTCGGCTGCCGCACGGCGCTCGCGGTGCTCGAGACGCTGGAGGGCGGGCTGCTCGATCACGTGCGCCGCGTCGGACCGGTCTTCGCCAGCGGGCTCGAGGCCCTGAAGGCGAGGCACCCGATGGTCGTCGAGGTGCGCGGCGCCGGCCTGATGCAGGGCCTCGTCCTCGACCGCGACGCGGCGCCGGTGGTGCCCGCGGCGCTCGAGCGTGGCCTGATCGTGAACCGGACTGCCGAGCGCGTGGTGCGCATGCTGCCGCCCTACGTGATCACCGAGGCCGAGATTGCGGAGGCCCTGGCGCGGCTCGATGCTGCGCTCACGGCCGTGGAAGGAGCCTGA
- the argB gene encoding acetylglutamate kinase encodes MTPRPVLVKFGGELVESEERLAAVGEALVAQAAAGPLVVVHGGGREIDAELARRGVAKQAVDGLRITDAPTLEAVVAVLGGTINTRLVAHLVSVGVKAVGLSGVDAGLARSTRAAAHVTAAGTSVDLGLVGEPEAGADLGLVRHLLDGGYVPVIASLGISESDGVLNVNADTLAAHVAAGIGARELLLTGGTAGVLDGHGQTIPTLTPAEAEALMQDGTASAGMIAKLRAALAAKARGVAAVAIVEGRTAAAIAERRGTRIA; translated from the coding sequence GTGACGCCGCGGCCGGTGCTGGTGAAGTTCGGCGGCGAACTCGTCGAGAGCGAGGAGCGGCTCGCGGCCGTCGGCGAGGCGCTCGTGGCGCAGGCCGCCGCGGGTCCGCTCGTCGTCGTGCATGGGGGTGGCCGCGAGATCGACGCAGAACTGGCGCGGCGCGGGGTCGCCAAGCAGGCCGTCGACGGGTTGCGCATCACCGACGCGCCGACGCTCGAGGCCGTCGTCGCGGTGCTCGGCGGGACGATCAACACGCGCCTGGTGGCGCACCTCGTGTCGGTCGGCGTGAAGGCCGTCGGCCTCTCCGGCGTGGATGCGGGACTGGCGCGGTCGACGCGCGCCGCCGCGCACGTGACGGCGGCCGGGACCTCGGTCGACCTCGGGCTGGTGGGCGAGCCCGAGGCAGGCGCCGATCTCGGGCTCGTGCGGCACCTGCTCGACGGCGGCTACGTGCCGGTGATCGCCAGCCTCGGCATCTCCGAGAGCGACGGCGTGCTGAACGTCAACGCCGACACGCTGGCCGCGCACGTGGCGGCCGGTATCGGCGCCCGGGAACTGCTGCTGACGGGCGGCACCGCCGGCGTCCTCGACGGTCACGGTCAGACGATCCCCACGCTCACGCCCGCGGAAGCCGAGGCGCTGATGCAGGACGGCACGGCGTCGGCCGGCATGATCGCGAAGCTGCGGGCGGCCCTGGCTGCAAAGGCGCGCGGCGTCGCCGCAGTCGCGATCGTCGAAGGCAGGACGGCCGCCGCAATCGCGGAACGCCGCGGCACACGGATCGCGTAA
- the argC gene encoding N-acetyl-gamma-glutamyl-phosphate reductase, which translates to MTDGQQRIGVGVVGATGYGGQELVRLLARHPRALLKAALGSSQTEQPRRLPALARIWDGEITGYSPEALAGCDVVFLSTPEAFAATSAAELLARGHRVIDLSGAFRLKDPALRGKFYPATPDPLPDGTLYSLPEFDGPAVPAARLVSCPGCYPTAALLSLLPLTRAGLLQGDVIVDAKSGISGAGKGASERTHFSENHGSVAAYSLFGHRHTPEMEQALGLPVTFTPHLVPLDRGILSTTYARLKPGVTAAQVADTMRAAYAHAFFVRLTGDRLPEIKHVAHTNFCDIGWKVDEATGRLIVVAVLDNLLKGAAGQALQQFNLLHGFPEAEGLL; encoded by the coding sequence ATGACAGACGGACAGCAACGCATCGGGGTCGGGGTCGTGGGCGCCACGGGTTATGGCGGCCAGGAACTGGTCCGGCTCCTCGCCCGGCATCCCCGGGCCCTCCTCAAGGCCGCGCTCGGCTCGAGCCAGACCGAGCAGCCGCGCCGCCTGCCGGCGCTGGCGCGCATCTGGGACGGTGAGATCACCGGCTACTCCCCCGAGGCTCTCGCGGGCTGCGACGTCGTGTTCCTGAGCACGCCCGAAGCGTTTGCTGCCACCAGTGCCGCAGAGTTGCTGGCGCGCGGCCACCGGGTCATCGACCTGTCGGGGGCGTTCCGCCTCAAGGACCCAGCCCTGCGTGGGAAGTTCTACCCTGCCACGCCCGACCCGCTGCCCGACGGCACCCTCTACAGCCTGCCCGAGTTCGATGGCCCCGCCGTGCCAGCGGCCCGTCTGGTGTCGTGCCCGGGGTGTTACCCGACCGCTGCCCTGCTGTCGCTGCTGCCCCTGACCAGGGCCGGGCTGCTGCAGGGCGACGTCATCGTCGATGCCAAGTCCGGCATCTCGGGCGCCGGCAAGGGCGCCAGCGAACGCACGCACTTCTCGGAGAACCACGGCAGCGTCGCCGCGTACAGCCTCTTCGGGCACCGCCACACGCCCGAGATGGAGCAGGCGCTCGGGCTGCCGGTGACGTTCACACCGCACCTGGTGCCGCTCGACCGCGGCATCCTGTCGACGACCTACGCGCGGCTGAAGCCCGGCGTCACCGCCGCGCAGGTCGCCGACACGATGCGCGCCGCCTACGCGCACGCCTTCTTCGTGCGGCTCACCGGGGATCGCCTGCCCGAGATCAAGCACGTCGCGCACACGAACTTCTGCGACATCGGCTGGAAGGTCGACGAGGCCACCGGACGCCTGATCGTGGTCGCGGTGCTCGACAACCTGCTCAAGGGCGCCGCGGGACAGGCGCTCCAGCAGTTCAACCTGCTCCACGGCTTCCCGGAGGCGGAGGGCCTGCTGTGA
- the argR gene encoding arginine repressor, which translates to MKGTRHGVILDVIERESISSQEMLRQRLHDRGVDVTQATLSRDLKELGVVKRASDGAYQRLAAGVVSWPADALANLQRTTTEFLKRSDRSEQLVVLRTDSGQAALLAIAIDRAPVPEVLGTVAGDDTILVICRDARAAEALVARLDAWRTGATARMPALAR; encoded by the coding sequence ATGAAAGGCACGAGACACGGCGTCATTCTGGACGTCATCGAACGGGAGAGCATCTCGAGCCAGGAGATGCTGCGGCAGCGCCTGCACGACCGCGGGGTCGACGTGACGCAGGCGACGCTGTCGCGCGACCTCAAGGAACTCGGGGTCGTCAAGCGGGCCAGTGACGGCGCCTACCAGCGTCTCGCCGCCGGGGTCGTGTCGTGGCCGGCCGATGCCCTGGCGAACCTGCAGCGCACCACGACCGAGTTCCTCAAGCGCTCGGATCGCTCCGAGCAGCTCGTCGTGCTGCGCACCGACTCGGGGCAGGCCGCCCTGCTGGCCATCGCCATCGACCGTGCCCCGGTCCCCGAGGTGCTCGGCACGGTGGCCGGCGACGACACCATCCTGGTCATCTGCCGCGATGCCCGCGCCGCCGAGGCACTCGTGGCGCGCCTCGACGCGTGGCGGACCGGCGCCACGGCTCGCATGCCGGCCCTTGCCCGGTAA